TTTCCTATGTTACAATAGCTCCCATGAACTCTTTAAGTCCGTTCCGTTATCATCAGTCTCTTGCGTTGTTGACCGATTTGTATCAGATTACAATGTCCTATGGGTATTGGAAAAATGGTCTTCAGGATAAAGAAGCTGTTTTCCATCTGTTTTTCAGAAAGTGTCCTTTTCGCGGTGGTTATGCGATCGCAGCTGGGCTTGAGCTTGTCATCGATTATTTAAACAACTTTCGCTTCGATGACAGCGATCTGAATTATTTAGCAGGTCTTAAAGGGGCAGATGGCAATCCTTTATTCGAAGAAGGTTTTTTTGATTATCTGTCAAAAATGGAGTTCTCTTGCAATGTCGATGCCGTGCCGGAAGGGACTGCTGTTTTTCCTTATGAGCCGATGGTGAGGGTATCGGGGCCTTTAATTCAAGCGCAGATTTTGGAGACGCCCATTCTCAATTTAATCAATTTTTCTTCTCTGATTGCGACCAAGGCGTCCCGTATTTGCGCTGCTGCAGACGGAGACAATGTACTGGAATTTGGACTGCGTCGTGCACAAGGGATTGATGGAGCTATAACTGGTGCACGTTCAGCGTATATTGGAGGGTGTTCATCAACTTCCAATGTGTTAGCGGGGAAATTATTCGGTATTCCAGTTGAAGGAACCCATTCCCATAGCTGGGTCATGACATTCGAAGATGAGCAGGATTCGTTCGAGTCTTTTGCGGATGCCTTGCCGGCTAACTGTGTTTTCCTTGTCGATACTTATAACTCCATTGAGGGAGTTAAGAAAGCCATCAATGTTGGAAAAAAGCTGAAAGAGAGGGGAAAGCGGATGCTTGGCATCCGATTAGATTCTGGAGATTTGGCTTATTTAAGCAAAGTCAGTCGCCAGATGTTGGACGAAGCTGGGTTTGAAGACGCTGTGATTGTCGCGAGTAACGAGCTTGACGAGACCATTATCAGCGATTTGAAAAAGCAAGGGGCTAAGATTGCAGTGTGGGGGGTTGGAACAAATCTGATCACAGCTAAAGATCAGCCGGCTCTGGATGGTGTTTACAAGTTGTCTGCGATTAGGAATCCCGGAGAGGAGTGGCAGTTTCGC
This genomic window from Waddlia chondrophila WSU 86-1044 contains:
- a CDS encoding nicotinate phosphoribosyltransferase: MNSLSPFRYHQSLALLTDLYQITMSYGYWKNGLQDKEAVFHLFFRKCPFRGGYAIAAGLELVIDYLNNFRFDDSDLNYLAGLKGADGNPLFEEGFFDYLSKMEFSCNVDAVPEGTAVFPYEPMVRVSGPLIQAQILETPILNLINFSSLIATKASRICAAADGDNVLEFGLRRAQGIDGAITGARSAYIGGCSSTSNVLAGKLFGIPVEGTHSHSWVMTFEDEQDSFESFADALPANCVFLVDTYNSIEGVKKAINVGKKLKERGKRMLGIRLDSGDLAYLSKVSRQMLDEAGFEDAVIVASNELDETIISDLKKQGAKIAVWGVGTNLITAKDQPALDGVYKLSAIRNPGEEWQFRLKLSEQMVKISNPGVLQVRRYFNQKEYVADAIFNEGDDLSSGCFIVDPLDSTRQKRIDPNLLHKDLLVPIFRNGKCIYTLPLLQDIRKSVRSELSRVHEGVKRFIFPHQYVVGLERSLYDRKLELIKQIRRIS